The Miscanthus floridulus cultivar M001 chromosome 7, ASM1932011v1, whole genome shotgun sequence genome includes a region encoding these proteins:
- the LOC136463526 gene encoding protein PSK SIMULATOR 1-like translates to MGSVCSAGIAGDKSPTELSFRAMGFVVEQDFRAFSAASNNKTAPVEEAVDPNQVSDQSFRLSEKVSPPSTSAKTRRSVSKEPHLTHTESRKAKAGKPRRSTSGKAGPSKVSDIGIALGRKSTSGLGKAVEVLDNLGSSMSSLSPGGGFVAGPTTKGNKISILAFEVANTIVKGMSLMQSLSKESLNYLKDMVLLSEGVQRLVSSDMDDLMRIAAADKRQELSIFSREVIRFGNRCKDPQWHNLDRYFSKLGSEITPQPELKETAKAHMQQLMTLVRHTGDLYHELHALDRFEQDYRRKLEEEKRSVTFERGDTVQIIRQELKSQRKHVHNLKKKSLWSKSLDGVMEKLVDIVQFLHVEIRDTFGPCDGESNESQESHQTLGSAGLSLHYANIISQIDNIVSRSSVPPQSTRDALYQGLPPNVKSALRTRLLTSTESEEVPITKIRSSTEKTLQWIVPVANNTARAHHGFGWVGEWANTGNDPSRKQAGQPDALRIETLYHADKEKADACILDLVVWLHILISYSRPPNNRSPSRSPVRSPVHLGVAPAVPAAASSRGPAAPGLTREDREMLQDAYTRRRSAGTTGKSKSQELSTAAAAGRGHRLALSRNDRLSKSGSHCCPSASREREHGGGRVSPLATGRSPASSSPVAVGFDIDRIRLALDVMDRVDVQQKQP, encoded by the exons ATGGGCAGCGTGTGTTCGGCGGGGATCGCCGGGGACAAATCGCCGACGGAGCTCTCGTTCCGAGCGATGGGGTTCGTGGTGGAGCAGGATTTCAGGGCCTTCTCAGCCGCCAGCAATAACAAGACCGCGCCCGTCGAGGAGGCGGTGGATCCTAACCAGGTGAGCGATCAGTCATTTCGTCTGTCGGAGAAGGTCTCGCCGCCGTCCACGAGCGCCAAGACTCGTCGCTCGGTCTCCAAGGAACCGCATTTGACGCATACCGAATCGCGGAAGGCCAAGGCTGGCAAGCCTAGGAGAAGCACCTCCGGCAAGGCCGGTCCGAGCAAG GTTTCAGACATAGGCATAGCGCTTGGTAGAAAGAGTACCTCTGGACTTGGGAAAGCAGTAGAGGTTCTAGATAATCTGGGCAGCAGCATGTCAAGTTTGAGCCCTGGAGGTGGTTTTGTGGCGGGACCAACGACAAAGGGGAACAAAATATCAATCCTTGCATTCGAGGTTGCAAACACAATAGTTAAGGGCATGAGCCTCATGCAGTCTTTGTCCAAAGAAAGCCTGAACTATTTGAAGGACATGGTCCTACTATCAGAAGGTGTACAACGTTTAGTTTCAAGCGACATGGATGATCTGATGAGAATTGCTGCAGCCGACAAGAG GCAAGAGCTGAGTATATTTTCACGAGAAGTCATAAGATTTGGGAATCGTTGCAAAGATCCTCAGTGGCACAACCTAGATCGTTATTTCTCCAA GCTAGGGTCAGAAATTACACCCCAACCAGAATTAAAAGAAACGGCAAAAGCACATATGCAGCAACTGATGACCCTTGTTCGACACACTGGT GATCTCTACCATGAATTACATGCATTAGATAGATTTGAGCAAGATTATCGCCGTAAATTGGAGGAAGAGAAAAGATCAGTTACATTTGAAAGGG GGGACACTGTTCAGATTATCAGACAAGAACTGAAGAGCCAGAGGAAGCATGTACATAATTTGAAGAAAAAGTCTCTTTGGTCTAAGTCTCTTGATGGT GTCATGGAGAAGCTTGTAGATATTGTCCAGTTCTTACATGTCGAGATTCGAGATACTTTTGGGCCTTGTG ATGGAGAGTCAAACGAATCGCAAGAGAGCCATCAAACATTGGGGTCTGCTGGTCTCTCTCTTCACTATGCTAATATCATTTCTCAGATTGACAATATT GTTTCCCGAAGTTCTGTCCCCCCTCAAAGTACAAGAGATGCACTCTATCAAGGTCTGCCCCCAAATGTCAAGTCTGCTCTTCGAACAAGACTACTAACTTCCACAGAATCTGAAGAG GTTCCGATCACTAAAATCAGGAGTTCGACGGAGAAAACTTTGCAATGGATTGTCCCGGTTGCCAATAATACGGCCAG AGCGCACCATGGATTCGGATGGGTTGGCGAGTGGGCGAACACAGG GAATGATCCGTCACGGAAACAGGCTGGTCAACCTGACGCGCTGAGGATCGAGACCCTGTATCACGCGGACAAGGAGAAGGCCGACGCGTGCATACTGGACCTGGTGGTGTGGCTCCACATCCTGATCAGCTACAGCAGGCCGCCTAACAACAGGTCACCGAGCCGATCCCCCGTGCGTTCGCCGGTGCACTTGGGCGTGGCCCCGGCGGTGCCAGCAGCAGCATCGTCCAGGGGCCCAGCTGCTCCTGGGCTCACCCGAGAAGACCGCGAGATGCTGCAGGACGCATACACCCGGCGACGGTCCGCTGGGACGACTGGGAAGAGCAAGAGCCAGGAGCTGTCCACGGCGGCTGCGGCGGGCCGCGGCCACAGGCTGGCGCTGAGCAGGAACGACAGGCTGAGCAAGAGCGGCAGCCACTGCTGCCCGTCGGCGTCGCGGGAGCGGGAGCACGGCGGCGGCAGGGTGTCCCCCCTGGCGACGGGCAGGTCTCCCGCCTCGTCGTCGCCCGTGGCTGTTGGCTTCGACATCGACCGGATCAGGTTGGCGCTGGACGTGATGGACAGAGTGGATGTGCAGCAGAAGCAACCGTGA